From a single Candidatus Omnitrophota bacterium genomic region:
- a CDS encoding protein-export chaperone SecB, which translates to MEATKQPGIRFVRVFLSKLRFELPEVPPKEFKYNFSFLDSHKIEGNSLICTIAIELYDKFQVELTGLFEIIEGAENMSLEQFAKVNAPALMMPFAREIISNITSRTPLPHLLLPPINIIAIKNKTIEEKKP; encoded by the coding sequence ATGGAAGCTACCAAACAACCGGGAATAAGATTTGTTAGGGTTTTCCTTTCAAAATTACGCTTTGAGTTACCTGAAGTACCGCCTAAAGAATTCAAATATAACTTCAGTTTTTTAGACAGCCACAAAATTGAGGGAAACTCTCTAATATGCACCATTGCCATAGAACTTTACGATAAATTCCAGGTTGAATTAACCGGGCTGTTTGAAATTATTGAAGGGGCAGAAAATATGAGCTTAGAGCAATTTGCCAAGGTAAATGCCCCCGCTTTAATGATGCCTTTCGCTAGAGAAATCATAAGCAATATAACATCCAGAACGCCGTTACCTCATCTTTTGTTACCCCCTATCAACATCATTGCTATAAAAAATAAGACAATAGAAGAAAAGAAACCGTAA
- a CDS encoding type II CAAX endopeptidase family protein, protein MKKVITYVALTFLLSSAGYYLIINSKALGLNPAFLILYLMWCPGISGMATSLIYERSLSGIGWKPGKLRWLGLGYFLPICYAAVAYGIIWLSGFGGINHDYRINAFMLIVLGPAISVVYAAGEEIGWRGFMLPQLYKSKGFTASCLITGIVWSVWHFPLIITGLYLAKMPMGPQLLLLLVTITAMTFAIGWLRLKSGSVWPAVLMHASHNFYIQWLFDPLTTETGPMSKYMIGESGIVLTVIFIGLAWVFWSQRGRLPSGIKSK, encoded by the coding sequence ATGAAAAAGGTCATCACCTACGTAGCGCTCACATTCCTTCTTAGCTCCGCCGGCTATTACCTGATAATCAATAGTAAAGCTTTAGGCCTGAACCCGGCCTTCCTGATCTTATACCTTATGTGGTGTCCCGGGATCTCGGGCATGGCCACCTCGCTCATATATGAAAGGAGCCTCTCCGGCATCGGCTGGAAACCGGGCAAACTGCGCTGGCTGGGATTGGGGTATTTCCTGCCTATCTGCTACGCGGCCGTCGCTTACGGGATCATCTGGCTCTCCGGCTTCGGCGGCATCAACCACGATTACCGTATTAACGCGTTTATGCTAATCGTGTTGGGCCCGGCAATAAGCGTGGTGTATGCGGCAGGGGAGGAGATAGGTTGGCGCGGGTTCATGCTGCCCCAGCTGTATAAGTCCAAGGGCTTCACGGCGTCGTGCCTGATCACCGGTATAGTATGGTCGGTCTGGCATTTCCCGCTTATCATAACCGGCTTATACCTGGCAAAGATGCCGATGGGCCCCCAGCTTTTGCTCCTGCTGGTCACGATAACCGCGATGACCTTCGCGATCGGATGGCTAAGGCTGAAATCAGGCAGTGTCTGGCCGGCAGTCCTGATGCACGCAAGCCATAACTTTTACATCCAGTGGTTATTCGACCCGCTTACGACCGAAACAGGCCCGATGTCCAAGTATATGATAGGCGAATCCGGCATCGTTTTGACGGTGATCTTTATCGGATTGGCGTGGGTTTTTTGGAGTCAAAGAGGACGGCTTCCTAGTGGAATAAAGTCAAAATAA
- the lexA gene encoding transcriptional repressor LexA, with protein sequence MKPHVELTAKQEKVLKFIRERVGERLPPTIREIAGEIGVSSTGTVRDYLAALQKKGYLKRTNNKSRAIELLDSPNKIPIISSIAAGQPKLAYEDTEGYVEIARENTFALKVKGESMIDAGIMDGDIAVIRKQKTADNGDIIAALLDNNEVTLKKLKIGAGKPFLEAANKKYPPIHKDFSIIGKLVNIVRKY encoded by the coding sequence ATGAAACCCCATGTAGAATTAACCGCCAAACAAGAGAAGGTCCTGAAATTTATCCGTGAGAGAGTGGGGGAGAGACTGCCTCCGACCATAAGGGAGATAGCAGGGGAGATAGGTGTTTCATCGACCGGGACGGTTAGAGATTACCTTGCGGCACTCCAGAAAAAGGGCTACCTGAAACGCACCAACAATAAATCCCGCGCTATAGAATTATTAGATAGCCCGAATAAGATACCTATAATCAGTAGTATTGCGGCTGGGCAGCCGAAATTGGCCTATGAAGATACCGAGGGTTACGTAGAGATCGCCAGGGAGAACACCTTTGCCTTGAAAGTAAAAGGCGAAAGCATGATCGACGCGGGCATTATGGACGGCGACATAGCGGTCATCAGGAAACAGAAGACGGCCGATAATGGCGACATCATCGCCGCGTTGCTGGATAATAACGAAGTTACCCTGAAAAAGCTAAAGATAGGCGCCGGCAAGCCGTTCCTGGAAGCAGCGAATAAAAAGTATCCTCCGATACATAAAGATTTCAGCATCATAGGAAAGCTCGTCAACATAGTAAGAAAATATTAA
- a CDS encoding fibronectin type III domain-containing protein, translating to MKIVNNKLIYALIILAQIFVFNIAYSASNTKAVVDTLPPTKPIVLDDGDYLVSESRLHAYWISAGPESEIIDNQYSIGTSPGATDIVEWTSVGKDTEVTRTDLVLTHNKAYYFNVKTKNGVNLWSEVGSSDGIVFNAHNPLINSITPQDNSTFFTKTAVNIVVNARDSDDDPLEYRFLVDDKVGQDWSTSSSFIWTALPTTTLTRKITCQVRDNKKGEVSQNVNYNIEIDINDTTPPTTPIVTTDEYSNSLDSLHASWTAEDPESGISEFQYAIGTFPGGRDVVDWTSAGTNTEITHYGLNLVEGQGYYFSVRAINGAKVKNSEQPVDLKLEAFSAQAMNKIKNADFNNLFNDLYIPKENTAKDTENDKEAIVSGLRELIQNKLGMPKDFSNINSVAENALTISMATGSPQTTGKIPSTNLFYKVTFPKFGHGYIAIGVYSGSDKLYIKDITIELPISNPKSGEIVKTFEIFMMDIAAKQQKSK from the coding sequence ATGAAAATTGTTAACAATAAACTAATATATGCCCTTATTATATTGGCACAGATCTTTGTGTTTAACATCGCCTATTCAGCTTCCAATACCAAGGCTGTGGTTGATACCCTTCCACCCACTAAACCGATAGTCCTTGATGACGGTGATTATTTAGTGTCGGAGTCCCGGCTTCATGCCTATTGGATCTCCGCAGGTCCGGAAAGCGAAATAATAGACAACCAATACTCTATCGGAACTTCTCCAGGCGCAACGGATATAGTTGAATGGACCTCAGTGGGTAAAGATACGGAAGTAACCCGTACGGATCTCGTTTTGACTCATAACAAGGCTTATTACTTCAACGTTAAAACCAAGAACGGCGTTAATCTCTGGTCTGAAGTAGGTTCTAGTGACGGCATCGTCTTTAATGCCCATAATCCCTTAATAAATAGTATTACACCGCAGGATAATTCTACCTTCTTTACCAAGACAGCCGTGAATATAGTCGTCAATGCTCGAGATTCTGACGATGACCCCTTGGAATACAGATTCTTAGTCGATGATAAGGTAGGGCAGGATTGGAGCACTTCCTCAAGCTTTATCTGGACAGCTCTTCCAACGACAACTTTAACCCGTAAGATAACCTGCCAGGTTAGAGACAATAAGAAAGGTGAAGTCTCGCAAAATGTTAATTACAATATAGAAATCGATATTAACGATACTACCCCTCCGACCACTCCTATAGTTACAACAGATGAATATTCTAATTCACTGGATAGTCTTCATGCCTCGTGGACTGCTGAAGATCCCGAATCTGGTATAAGTGAATTTCAATACGCAATAGGTACTTTCCCCGGCGGAAGAGATGTGGTGGACTGGACTTCAGCCGGCACAAATACAGAGATAACTCATTATGGATTGAATCTAGTAGAAGGACAGGGTTATTACTTTAGCGTAAGAGCCATAAACGGTGCCAAAGTTAAAAATTCTGAACAACCAGTCGATTTAAAATTAGAAGCATTTTCTGCTCAGGCAATGAATAAAATTAAAAACGCGGACTTTAATAATTTATTCAATGATTTATATATCCCTAAAGAAAATACCGCAAAAGACACAGAGAACGACAAAGAGGCGATAGTTTCTGGTTTAAGAGAACTTATACAAAACAAACTTGGAATGCCCAAAGATTTCTCAAATATAAATTCTGTTGCTGAAAATGCGCTTACTATTAGTATGGCTACGGGTTCCCCTCAAACGACAGGAAAAATACCAAGCACAAATTTATTTTATAAAGTAACTTTTCCTAAATTTGGACACGGCTATATAGCCATTGGGGTGTATAGCGGAAGCGATAAGCTATATATAAAAGATATAACTATAGAGCTTCCTATTTCAAATCCAAAAAGCGGAGAAATAGTTAAAACATTTGAAATATTTATGATGGATATTGCAGCCAAACAACAAAAAAGTAAATAA
- a CDS encoding autotransporter domain-containing protein, producing the protein MNINGAAGTVTLNGASNYITTTNFVNPAAGAILSLAPGITLNGSITTSNPGIGIVEFQTTGGTAATINGNIGGGNALAEVDVYQGSSAINGNVTATNFAFKGNGGSLTVGAGYSITTANPITVTTPNSSTITYLGSTTIGQDLATAGNKFVNINFRGGLVTLGANLYSLITTVDSASLDLTGDRTVGTALLSLVNAGSITGAGKKLTLVGGYFDMQSGAASAILDGAVDLTKTTAGTVTLSGANTFSGRLTVEDGKLAVATINNVSANGTLGNSALAVILGTAGGNTGTLQYTGNTATSTKPFTMTTGGTGAFQIDTATQILSLDGIIDGGGNLTKTGAGILDLGGANTYTGATTVNAGMLRAGIANVAFGVGSAVTVATGATLNLSGGNQTIGSLAGAGTITSDGVPATLTAGGDNTSTTFSGIINSVGATVALTKTGAGTLTLSGANTYSGATAINAGTVVASNASALGNGSAVTVANGATLDVGTTNVTVNAIYTQQAGSNFNLTIASPSSSGKITSNANATVAATSTVNVTVASGSYIASKTTFTVVDGSGGAGVNVPGTITSSDPRLKFSGLSLNGDLILTVDRSASGFSSLGTNSNSSAVGATLDNITTPSTDMTTVLNTLEGLSNSQTASALDTVTPTVDNGVTNTSNTSIIQFIGTSTDRLEGLFVQAHNEETGVSTGSKGSSGFEAWGRGFGEYAHQDPRGISNGYHATIWGTAIGGDLPIFNDRARLGVSGGYAASDINSKDNSGATNINSYQSAFYGGYIDRDKPYYINGAFSFAYNTYRGKRNIDVGAIRRIANSSYRGQQYSVLFDGGYTFKTKQVNITPIASLQYIHLHIQSYTETGADALNLSVASQDYDLLETGLGAKLDRSFDVSYGRMIPEVHVKWLYDAITDKQATTSTFSGGGGSFATNGFTPARNALNVGGRLALVTKGNWSFDANYDFEYKQDFTSHTGWADVRYSF; encoded by the coding sequence ATGAATATAAACGGAGCCGCAGGAACAGTCACTCTCAACGGGGCTTCAAATTATATTACGACAACGAATTTTGTAAACCCGGCAGCCGGCGCAATCCTTTCATTGGCTCCGGGAATAACTTTAAACGGAAGTATCACAACCTCAAATCCCGGGATCGGTATAGTGGAATTTCAAACTACCGGCGGTACGGCGGCAACGATAAATGGCAATATCGGCGGTGGCAACGCCCTTGCTGAAGTCGACGTGTATCAGGGATCAAGCGCGATCAACGGAAATGTTACAGCCACAAATTTTGCTTTTAAAGGAAATGGCGGCAGTCTTACGGTCGGAGCCGGGTATAGCATTACGACCGCTAACCCGATCACCGTGACTACGCCCAATTCAAGTACGATCACTTATCTCGGGTCAACGACGATCGGCCAGGACCTTGCTACGGCAGGTAACAAATTTGTCAATATTAATTTCAGAGGCGGCTTAGTAACCCTGGGAGCTAATCTCTATTCTCTCATTACGACGGTTGATAGCGCGAGCCTGGATTTGACAGGTGACAGGACTGTCGGCACCGCACTTCTTTCACTAGTAAACGCCGGTAGCATTACAGGGGCGGGGAAAAAGTTGACTTTAGTTGGCGGCTATTTTGATATGCAGAGCGGCGCGGCCTCTGCCATTCTGGATGGCGCGGTTGACCTGACTAAAACAACGGCCGGGACAGTAACGCTTTCCGGCGCCAACACCTTCAGCGGACGGTTGACCGTGGAGGACGGCAAACTGGCAGTCGCTACGATCAATAACGTTAGCGCTAACGGTACGCTGGGCAACAGCGCGCTGGCCGTAATCCTCGGGACAGCCGGCGGCAATACCGGTACACTGCAATACACCGGCAACACCGCCACCAGTACCAAGCCCTTCACGATGACCACCGGCGGAACCGGTGCATTCCAGATCGATACAGCAACTCAGATCTTGAGCCTCGACGGAATAATTGACGGTGGGGGCAACCTGACTAAGACCGGCGCGGGTATTCTTGACTTAGGTGGCGCGAACACTTACACCGGAGCCACGACAGTCAACGCCGGAATGCTCAGAGCCGGAATAGCCAACGTCGCCTTTGGCGTGGGCTCAGCCGTGACAGTTGCGACCGGAGCGACGCTGAATTTATCCGGCGGAAACCAGACGATAGGCTCGCTCGCGGGAGCCGGCACAATAACTAGTGATGGTGTACCTGCCACATTGACAGCAGGCGGAGACAACACATCGACCACCTTTTCCGGAATCATTAATAGTGTTGGTGCAACTGTAGCGCTGACCAAGACCGGTGCGGGCACGCTTACCCTAAGCGGCGCCAATACCTATTCCGGCGCTACCGCGATAAATGCAGGCACAGTGGTTGCCTCTAACGCCAGCGCCCTCGGCAACGGATCAGCAGTTACAGTTGCAAATGGGGCTACACTCGATGTCGGCACGACCAATGTCACCGTTAACGCCATCTATACCCAGCAAGCCGGATCAAATTTTAATTTGACCATCGCGAGCCCGTCTTCATCGGGTAAAATAACATCTAATGCCAATGCGACCGTAGCCGCAACGAGCACCGTCAATGTGACGGTCGCTAGCGGCTCCTATATTGCAAGTAAGACCACATTTACGGTAGTAGACGGCTCAGGCGGCGCCGGGGTAAATGTCCCCGGCACGATCACATCAAGCGATCCCCGCCTGAAGTTCTCAGGTTTAAGCTTAAACGGCGACCTTATTTTAACTGTAGACCGCTCCGCAAGCGGTTTCTCCAGCTTAGGCACAAATTCTAATTCTTCTGCCGTTGGCGCTACGCTCGATAATATTACGACCCCGTCAACCGACATGACGACCGTCTTAAATACGCTTGAAGGACTGAGCAATTCCCAAACAGCCTCAGCCCTTGATACCGTCACCCCCACTGTAGACAACGGTGTGACTAATACCAGCAATACCTCAATCATCCAGTTCATCGGGACCTCTACCGACAGGTTAGAGGGGCTCTTCGTCCAGGCGCATAATGAAGAGACCGGCGTCTCTACCGGAAGCAAGGGATCAAGCGGCTTTGAAGCCTGGGGCAGGGGATTCGGTGAATACGCCCACCAGGACCCTCGCGGCATAAGTAACGGCTACCACGCCACCATCTGGGGCACGGCCATCGGAGGAGACCTCCCGATCTTTAACGACAGGGCCCGCTTAGGCGTTAGCGGCGGCTACGCGGCATCCGACATAAACTCTAAAGATAACAGCGGCGCAACCAATATCAACAGCTACCAGTCGGCCTTCTACGGCGGCTACATAGACCGCGATAAGCCCTACTACATAAACGGCGCATTCTCCTTTGCCTATAATACCTACCGCGGCAAGAGAAATATCGATGTAGGCGCAATTAGAAGGATAGCCAACTCCAGCTATAGAGGTCAACAGTACTCCGTACTCTTTGACGGCGGTTATACCTTCAAGACCAAACAAGTCAATATAACCCCGATAGCCTCACTTCAATACATCCACCTGCACATCCAGAGCTACACCGAGACAGGCGCCGATGCATTGAACTTAAGCGTGGCAAGCCAGGATTATGACCTGCTCGAGACAGGCCTGGGCGCAAAACTCGACCGTTCCTTCGATGTCAGCTACGGCAGGATGATCCCGGAGGTGCATGTCAAGTGGCTCTACGACGCCATAACCGACAAACAGGCCACCACATCGACCTTCTCAGGCGGCGGCGGCTCATTCGCCACCAATGGTTTTACTCCCGCCCGTAACGCCTTAAACGTCGGAGGACGTCTTGCACTGGTCACAAAAGGCAACTGGAGTTTTGACGCCAACTACGACTTCGAATACAAACAGGACTTCACTTCCCATACGGGATGGGCGGATGTAAGATACAGCTTCTAG
- a CDS encoding carbohydrate binding domain-containing protein: MRKSTIIIIAILLMSPAAASANLLVNPGFETGNFSGWAPYVFGSENVSNANPHTGQYEARITNYGWITQTVNLTPNATYKLSSFLYMPQDGGDASISITFYNATGTTSFQQERSWQRIPGDQQYDKIETDWLVAPSYTAYAKVRCSVASAGSYIDFDDVSLDVVPEPSSLVLLLTGLTGLSGLGFKKRK, translated from the coding sequence ATGAGAAAATCAACCATAATAATAATCGCAATCCTGCTAATGAGCCCTGCGGCGGCAAGCGCCAATCTGCTGGTCAACCCGGGATTTGAGACGGGTAATTTCAGCGGATGGGCTCCCTACGTTTTTGGCTCTGAAAATGTATCAAATGCAAACCCTCACACGGGCCAGTATGAGGCAAGGATAACTAACTATGGATGGATAACCCAAACCGTCAATTTAACGCCGAATGCCACCTATAAACTTTCTTCATTCCTGTATATGCCGCAAGACGGCGGTGACGCGTCGATCTCCATAACTTTTTATAACGCTACCGGCACGACTTCCTTCCAGCAGGAGCGTTCCTGGCAGCGGATCCCGGGAGACCAGCAATACGATAAGATAGAAACGGACTGGCTGGTTGCCCCAAGTTATACCGCTTATGCCAAGGTGCGCTGCTCAGTCGCTTCAGCCGGCAGCTATATAGACTTCGATGACGTCAGCCTGGACGTTGTACCGGAACCAAGCTCGCTCGTTCTTTTGCTTACCGGCCTCACAGGATTATCCGGTTTAGGCTTTAAGAAAAGGAAGTAG
- a CDS encoding inositol monophosphatase family protein, with translation MAIKNEACRIVLKAGKYLKENSKKIKSIAFKGSINLVTNVDHEVEGLLIRSLRGAFPDIGFLSEEIGEIKASSNLKWIIDPIDGTTNFAHGFPFYSISVALEKDKKPILGIVYDPERRELFFAERGKGAFLNGKRIKVSSQKNLKKSLLMTGFSYNLGKTMETNLRHFRNFLVSSQAVRRAGSASLDLCNVACGRLDGYWELGLNPWDTAAAWLIVKEAGGEVTTFSGKPYNHYLKEILASNGKIHRQMSKILSKKRS, from the coding sequence ATAGCTATTAAAAACGAAGCCTGCCGGATAGTCCTTAAAGCCGGGAAATACCTCAAAGAAAACAGCAAGAAGATCAAGAGCATAGCCTTCAAGGGTTCGATAAACCTCGTGACGAATGTCGATCACGAGGTTGAGGGCTTGCTTATACGTTCTTTGCGCGGGGCTTTCCCGGATATAGGATTCCTGTCTGAAGAGATCGGGGAGATCAAGGCAAGCTCGAACCTCAAATGGATAATAGACCCGATAGACGGGACCACGAATTTCGCCCACGGTTTCCCTTTTTATTCGATTTCCGTAGCCCTGGAAAAAGACAAAAAACCCATACTTGGCATAGTATATGACCCCGAACGCCGCGAGCTTTTTTTCGCTGAACGCGGCAAGGGCGCCTTCCTGAACGGCAAACGCATAAAAGTAAGCTCGCAAAAAAACCTCAAAAAGAGCCTTTTGATGACGGGTTTTTCCTATAATTTAGGGAAAACCATGGAGACAAATTTAAGGCATTTCAGGAATTTCCTCGTATCATCGCAGGCAGTTAGAAGGGCAGGCAGCGCGAGCCTGGACCTGTGCAATGTGGCCTGCGGCAGGCTTGACGGCTACTGGGAATTAGGCCTGAATCCCTGGGACACGGCCGCAGCCTGGCTCATAGTCAAAGAAGCCGGGGGAGAGGTGACCACGTTTTCGGGCAAGCCCTACAATCATTACCTAAAAGAAATATTGGCGTCTAACGGGAAGATCCACCGGCAGATGTCAAAGATCCTGTCGAAAAAGAGATCCTGA
- a CDS encoding pentapeptide repeat-containing protein, with translation MNIAELKDLTQSFLKTHGYNFKITGIENSILFSRPTGMGVSDEILIYFHTKGDEGYIDSRLGDLNAKYKGISGGESGRKFFLSLTSLAGDVLEEVKKHSFKYQVPVWFFDREFSVDKKTTPLKQLEERAREYETERIGQPYKIGTVIKKNDLLMDLLDEIEESENPCLRIIIAPAGYGKTVLMETLYTKMNEKFIKDKQEQVISRRPLLMLPGHIRQAKDLDSLINNFIGEEYEYGVINENTFKFMVKNNLAIWLLDGLEELILRIPEELIFALLEDYIVSGDAKAPQIVIAIRKPVLSTLPELKEYLQDYDKWIKIYELSEWGKEEKIAYFEKNLTISKDEIDNFKKDLTKSGPLNEICNVPYYCSLIADLKNNHEMQIFYDECELVKYATEKLCEREFSKDLDKDIFPVKKQLEFFKELAEESFINGKILKDILIEYAEIELSGVQETVKTNQISCLQRHALLTQVGEDFDIMHDIVRDYLLGLEFSEHLEKCNVKIFDIKEIEDDSFILRCLIKNSQVIGFNWEKIKAEILTFHSSPGDSAYGFRNVLKFILYIDPQNAQKIIKDMLSNRNLTGLTFKNIDMRGFEFQFSKLDSTRFEGCNLENANFSRCYFRNAFFSSKCVLTGALIKGAILDSIVDEKKERFDLKEIREYLYERTKVIPESKEPCQAVINLKRVLEKLARKDREFKLPKKFLIQTKCSGGISASRCVETAVKYGVLADDGIRIKIKSSLFDEVNDFVLNPKSKEIHASLHKILDDICLEVKTGCKHIYLEQ, from the coding sequence ATGAACATAGCCGAACTTAAAGACCTAACCCAGTCATTTCTTAAAACTCACGGTTACAATTTTAAAATAACTGGAATCGAAAATTCTATTCTTTTTTCACGACCTACGGGTATGGGAGTTAGTGATGAGATATTAATATATTTTCATACGAAGGGCGACGAAGGATATATTGACTCAAGGCTGGGAGATTTAAATGCAAAATATAAGGGAATTTCCGGAGGAGAGTCAGGAAGAAAGTTTTTTCTCTCCCTAACCTCATTAGCAGGCGACGTTCTTGAAGAAGTAAAGAAACATAGTTTTAAATATCAGGTTCCAGTTTGGTTTTTTGATAGAGAGTTTTCTGTTGATAAGAAAACAACTCCTTTAAAACAATTGGAAGAACGGGCAAGGGAATATGAAACAGAAAGGATAGGCCAGCCGTACAAAATAGGTACTGTGATCAAGAAGAATGATTTATTAATGGATCTTTTAGATGAAATTGAGGAATCAGAAAATCCCTGCTTAAGAATAATAATTGCTCCAGCCGGCTATGGGAAAACCGTATTGATGGAAACATTATATACAAAAATGAATGAGAAATTCATTAAGGATAAGCAGGAGCAGGTGATAAGCAGAAGACCTTTGCTCATGTTGCCTGGGCATATAAGACAAGCCAAAGATTTGGACAGTCTAATCAATAATTTTATCGGTGAAGAGTATGAATATGGAGTTATTAATGAAAATACTTTCAAATTCATGGTAAAAAATAATCTTGCGATCTGGTTACTCGATGGTTTAGAAGAATTAATTTTAAGAATACCTGAAGAGCTCATTTTTGCGTTACTCGAAGATTACATAGTATCTGGAGATGCAAAGGCCCCTCAAATTGTTATTGCTATCCGTAAGCCTGTTCTTAGTACTTTGCCAGAACTAAAAGAATATTTACAAGATTATGATAAATGGATAAAAATTTATGAATTGAGTGAATGGGGGAAAGAGGAGAAAATAGCATATTTTGAAAAAAATCTAACTATAAGTAAAGATGAAATAGATAATTTCAAGAAGGATCTCACCAAATCAGGCCCTTTAAATGAAATTTGTAACGTACCGTATTATTGTAGTTTAATTGCTGATTTAAAAAATAACCACGAAATGCAAATTTTTTATGACGAATGTGAACTAGTTAAATATGCAACTGAAAAATTATGTGAGAGGGAATTTAGTAAGGACCTTGATAAAGATATTTTCCCCGTGAAGAAACAGCTGGAATTTTTCAAAGAGCTCGCAGAAGAAAGTTTTATAAATGGGAAGATTCTAAAAGATATTTTGATAGAATATGCCGAAATTGAATTATCAGGTGTTCAGGAAACTGTGAAGACGAATCAGATTAGTTGTTTGCAAAGGCATGCTCTTTTAACCCAGGTGGGGGAAGATTTTGACATTATGCATGATATCGTTAGAGATTATTTGTTGGGACTGGAGTTTTCAGAACATTTGGAAAAATGTAATGTTAAGATCTTTGACATCAAAGAAATCGAAGACGATTCTTTTATTTTACGTTGCTTGATTAAGAATTCTCAAGTTATAGGTTTTAATTGGGAGAAGATTAAGGCTGAAATTTTAACATTTCATTCCTCTCCGGGCGACTCTGCATATGGATTCCGCAACGTTTTAAAATTTATTCTATACATTGATCCACAGAATGCTCAGAAAATAATTAAAGATATGTTATCCAATAGAAATCTTACTGGATTAACTTTTAAAAATATTGATATGCGTGGCTTTGAATTCCAGTTCTCTAAACTAGATTCGACCAGATTTGAGGGCTGTAATTTAGAGAATGCTAATTTTAGTCGCTGTTATTTTAGAAATGCGTTTTTTAGTTCAAAATGTGTTCTTACGGGAGCATTAATTAAAGGGGCCATTCTAGATTCTATAGTTGATGAGAAAAAGGAACGTTTTGATTTAAAAGAAATTCGTGAATATCTTTACGAAAGAACAAAAGTTATTCCTGAGAGTAAAGAACCTTGTCAAGCAGTAATAAATCTTAAAAGAGTTTTAGAAAAACTTGCTAGAAAAGACAGAGAGTTTAAATTACCTAAAAAATTTCTAATTCAGACAAAATGTAGCGGAGGAATTAGTGCGAGTAGATGTGTAGAAACTGCAGTAAAATATGGAGTTTTAGCAGATGATGGAATTCGCATAAAGATTAAAAGCAGTTTATTTGACGAGGTTAATGATTTTGTATTGAATCCTAAGTCAAAAGAAATACATGCTTCTTTGCACAAAATTTTAGACGATATTTGTCTTGAGGTAAAAACAGGATGTAAACATATTTATTTGGAACAATAG
- a CDS encoding PilZ domain-containing protein: protein MNIILVFILTAAVFFVIYILSCKEERKRNEKYATRGKVEEYCAGEKERRRCERFDTELDLKYNLIPAARSDFMTNTKNISKSGISILVFELLPKDSLIDMEISVPNSKEAIKLRGKIAWCEGCNGIERLDKDGKRTFLVGIEFLETEKKHQNMLMEYIDKHLSKQ from the coding sequence ATGAACATCATACTCGTTTTCATTCTAACGGCGGCCGTCTTTTTCGTGATCTATATCCTCTCGTGCAAGGAAGAGAGGAAGAGAAACGAGAAATACGCCACGCGCGGGAAGGTCGAGGAATACTGCGCAGGAGAGAAGGAGAGAAGGAGATGCGAACGTTTCGATACCGAACTCGACCTTAAATACAACCTCATCCCTGCCGCGAGATCCGATTTTATGACCAACACAAAAAACATAAGCAAGTCGGGTATTTCCATTTTGGTATTCGAACTACTGCCGAAAGACTCTCTGATCGATATGGAGATCTCGGTGCCAAACTCAAAAGAAGCCATAAAATTAAGGGGAAAGATCGCCTGGTGCGAGGGTTGTAACGGCATTGAGCGCCTCGATAAAGACGGCAAGCGGACCTTCCTAGTCGGCATTGAGTTCCTGGAAACCGAAAAGAAACACCAGAACATGCTTATGGAATACATAGATAAACACCTGTCTAAACAATAA